One part of the Mesorhizobium sp. M4B.F.Ca.ET.058.02.1.1 genome encodes these proteins:
- a CDS encoding sensor histidine kinase — MRTGIDTRENDTSKPRRQGLARRLIAVQEEQCRRLSRELHDDLGQLLASVALELHGIRAGSLEQGERLTRAVMLVDQLSARVHAAAWSLRPADLDHLGLRASVEDLAAMLCAQLEIPCDMDLEALSCPLAPEVSLTLYRIAQEALTNIGKHAQPRRASVTAHIGDRRLRLTIEDDGCGFDADATPGSRALGLAGMRERLALVGGELSIETARGKGTTLYADVPLTD, encoded by the coding sequence ATGCGGACTGGTATCGACACACGCGAGAACGACACTTCGAAGCCGCGGCGCCAGGGATTGGCGCGGCGCTTGATTGCCGTGCAGGAAGAACAGTGCCGGCGCCTGTCGCGCGAGCTTCACGACGATCTCGGCCAGCTGCTGGCCAGTGTCGCGCTCGAACTGCACGGCATCCGCGCAGGATCCCTGGAACAGGGCGAGCGTCTCACGCGGGCTGTCATGCTGGTCGATCAACTGAGCGCCAGGGTTCACGCCGCCGCCTGGAGCCTGCGGCCCGCCGACCTGGATCACCTGGGGCTTCGCGCCTCCGTCGAGGATCTCGCCGCCATGCTATGTGCCCAACTCGAAATCCCTTGCGACATGGACCTCGAAGCACTTTCGTGCCCACTCGCCCCCGAAGTGTCCCTGACCCTATACCGTATCGCGCAAGAGGCGCTTACCAACATCGGCAAGCACGCTCAGCCGCGCCGCGCGAGTGTGACGGCACATATTGGCGACCGCCGGCTGCGCCTTACGATCGAAGACGATGGCTGCGGGTTCGATGCCGATGCCACGCCCGGCTCCCGCGCCCTGGGGCTTGCGGGAATGAGAGAGCGCCTCGCGCTGGTCGGAGGCGAGCTGTCGATTGAAACCGCCAGGGGCAAGGGGACCACCCTCTATGCCGATGTGCCCTTGACGGACTGA
- a CDS encoding response regulator transcription factor — MVDDHPIVLSGIGAMIDGQKDMTIVGLAANAAEALETIGKAEPDVAVIDISLPGINGVMLIERLLERFPDLKCIALTAHEDPGCLRQVLAAGGRGFVVKRSTTTDLLQAIRCVLAGDNYVDPALAARMLSPRNCAQGDAGNLSERERSVIQLVALGYSNKEISSRLNLSIKTIETYRTRATDKLELHSRAAIVRFAHSVGWLAELQ, encoded by the coding sequence GTGGTCGATGACCACCCTATCGTCCTGTCGGGTATCGGGGCGATGATCGATGGTCAGAAGGATATGACGATCGTCGGACTGGCAGCGAACGCGGCCGAGGCCCTCGAAACCATCGGCAAGGCTGAGCCCGACGTTGCGGTCATCGATATCTCGCTCCCCGGCATCAATGGGGTCATGCTTATCGAGCGCCTCCTCGAACGGTTCCCCGACCTCAAGTGCATCGCACTGACGGCGCACGAAGATCCCGGCTGCCTGCGCCAAGTGCTCGCCGCCGGCGGCCGGGGGTTCGTGGTCAAACGGTCGACGACCACCGACCTGCTGCAAGCCATCAGATGCGTGCTGGCCGGCGACAATTACGTCGACCCGGCGCTGGCCGCGCGAATGCTCAGCCCGCGCAACTGCGCGCAGGGCGATGCGGGAAATCTGAGCGAGCGGGAACGGTCCGTGATCCAGCTGGTTGCACTCGGCTACAGCAACAAGGAGATATCCTCGCGGCTCAATCTAAGCATAAAGACCATCGAGACCTACAGAACCAGGGCAACCGACAAGCTCGAACTCCACTCCCGGGCGGCGATAGTGCGCTTCGCGCACTCGGTCGGATGGCTGGCCGAACTGCAATAG
- a CDS encoding LOG family protein — protein MTPMEKAGWTPLPHSDEDLERAKSVPDTPQTRADTYRLAWNDPDFMTRRELRAVRLQLELLKPEMILAERGIQSTVILFGGARIPEPGGEAWAAKNETQKQNLELNSRYYEEARKFARLCSQHSASSYYREFVVVTGGGPGVMEAGNRGADDVGAPSIGLNIVLPHEQAPNAYVTPELCFNFHYFAIRKMHFVMRAKAVAVFPGGFGTMDEFFETLTLIQTGRMERVPVILFGKAFWQRAIDLDFLAEQGTITPGDQDIIDFVDTADEAWDIISRFYKL, from the coding sequence ATGACTCCCATGGAAAAGGCGGGATGGACGCCGCTGCCGCATTCGGATGAGGATCTGGAGCGGGCAAAGAGCGTGCCGGACACGCCGCAGACACGCGCCGACACCTACAGGCTGGCCTGGAACGATCCTGACTTCATGACGCGCCGCGAATTGCGCGCGGTCAGGCTGCAGCTCGAGCTGCTGAAGCCGGAGATGATCCTCGCCGAGCGCGGCATCCAGTCGACGGTGATCCTGTTCGGCGGCGCCCGTATTCCGGAGCCCGGCGGCGAGGCCTGGGCGGCGAAGAACGAGACGCAGAAGCAGAACCTCGAGCTGAACAGCCGCTACTACGAGGAGGCGCGCAAATTCGCCCGTCTCTGCTCGCAGCATTCGGCCAGTTCCTACTATCGTGAGTTCGTCGTCGTCACCGGTGGCGGGCCTGGTGTCATGGAAGCGGGAAATCGCGGCGCCGACGACGTCGGCGCGCCTTCCATCGGCCTCAACATCGTGCTGCCGCACGAGCAGGCGCCAAACGCCTACGTGACGCCGGAACTTTGCTTCAACTTTCACTATTTCGCCATCCGCAAGATGCATTTCGTCATGCGCGCCAAGGCCGTCGCGGTGTTCCCGGGCGGCTTCGGCACGATGGACGAATTCTTCGAGACGCTGACGTTGATCCAGACCGGCCGCATGGAGCGCGTACCGGTGATCCTGTTCGGCAAGGCCTTCTGGCAGCGTGCGATCGATCTCGATTTCCTCGCCGAGCAAGGCACCATCACGCCCGGCGACCAGGACATCATCGATTTCGTCGACACCGCCGACGAGGCCTGGGACATCATCAGCCGCTTCTACAAATTGTAG
- the dapD gene encoding 2,3,4,5-tetrahydropyridine-2,6-dicarboxylate N-succinyltransferase, with translation MSKPDLASLEKTIEKAFDERDAISTATRGETRDAIEAALDLLDRGAARVAERQADGKWHVNQWLKKAVLLSFRLNPMEIIKGGPGQAVWWDKVPSKFDGWSAVDFEKAGFRAVPSSIVRRSAYVAPGAVLMPSFVNVGAYVDSGTMVDTWVGVGSCAQIGKNVHLSGGVGIGGVLEPMQAGPTIIEDNCFIGARSEVVEGCIVREGSVLGMGVFIGQSTKIVDRATGEVFYGEVPANSVVVAGSMPGKPLPNGEPGPSLYCAVIVKRVDAKTRSKTSINELLRD, from the coding sequence ATGTCAAAGCCCGATCTGGCGAGCCTCGAAAAGACCATCGAGAAGGCTTTTGACGAGCGCGACGCGATTTCGACCGCGACCCGCGGCGAGACGCGCGATGCCATCGAGGCGGCGCTCGACCTGCTCGACCGCGGCGCTGCCCGCGTCGCCGAGCGCCAGGCCGACGGCAAGTGGCATGTCAACCAGTGGCTGAAGAAGGCGGTGCTGCTTTCCTTCCGGCTGAACCCGATGGAGATCATCAAGGGCGGTCCGGGCCAGGCGGTGTGGTGGGACAAGGTGCCGTCGAAGTTCGACGGCTGGAGCGCGGTCGATTTCGAGAAGGCCGGCTTCCGCGCCGTGCCGTCGTCGATCGTGCGCCGCTCGGCCTACGTCGCGCCGGGCGCCGTGCTGATGCCGTCCTTCGTCAATGTCGGCGCCTATGTCGATTCGGGCACCATGGTCGACACCTGGGTCGGGGTCGGCTCCTGCGCCCAGATCGGCAAGAACGTGCATCTGTCGGGCGGCGTCGGCATCGGCGGCGTGCTGGAGCCGATGCAGGCCGGTCCGACCATCATCGAGGACAATTGCTTCATCGGCGCGCGCTCGGAAGTGGTCGAGGGCTGTATCGTGCGCGAGGGCTCGGTGCTCGGCATGGGCGTGTTCATCGGCCAGTCGACCAAGATCGTCGACCGCGCCACCGGCGAGGTCTTCTATGGCGAAGTGCCGGCCAATTCGGTTGTCGTCGCCGGCTCGATGCCGGGTAAGCCGCTGCCCAACGGCGAACCCGGCCCAAGCCTCTACTGCGCAGTCATCGTCAAGCGGGTCGACGCCAAGACCCGCTCCAAGACCTCGATCAACGAACTGCTTCGCGATTGA
- a CDS encoding DUF805 domain-containing protein, with protein MDWKYLLTSFEGRINRAKFWAGIGVFIVIAIIAFILDAILGTRFTTASGGQIGIIGVLVSLASIYFAIALYAKRWHDRNKSGWWTLIGLIPIIGGIWLLVELGILEGTRGANQYGPDPLA; from the coding sequence ATGGACTGGAAGTATCTTCTGACAAGCTTCGAGGGTCGCATCAACCGCGCCAAGTTCTGGGCTGGCATCGGTGTATTCATTGTCATCGCCATCATTGCCTTCATTCTCGACGCGATCCTCGGCACGCGTTTCACTACGGCCAGCGGCGGCCAGATCGGCATCATCGGCGTCCTCGTCTCGCTGGCGTCGATCTATTTCGCGATTGCCCTCTATGCCAAACGCTGGCACGACCGTAACAAGTCGGGCTGGTGGACGCTGATCGGCCTTATACCTATCATCGGCGGCATCTGGTTGCTGGTCGAACTCGGCATCCTTGAAGGCACCAGGGGCGCCAATCAGTATGGACCGGATCCGCTTGCCTGA
- a CDS encoding DUF805 domain-containing protein yields MPEKSDLTWLFFKTSGRVSRAAYFLGGLLVAIVQAFPLYRFTLVPEGSPESNMWSFIFFIAFIGSLWSNIVLAVKRLHDLDKPGIAALVLFVPVVSIVAFLVLCLFPGQPGPNRYGRRTNAPADS; encoded by the coding sequence TTGCCTGAAAAATCCGACCTTACCTGGCTTTTCTTCAAAACCTCGGGCCGCGTCAGCCGCGCGGCCTATTTTCTCGGCGGATTGCTGGTCGCCATCGTCCAGGCATTTCCTCTGTATCGCTTCACGCTGGTGCCAGAAGGCTCGCCCGAGAGCAACATGTGGTCGTTCATCTTCTTCATCGCCTTCATCGGCTCGCTATGGTCGAACATCGTTCTGGCGGTGAAGCGGCTGCACGATCTCGACAAGCCCGGGATCGCGGCGCTGGTGCTGTTCGTGCCGGTCGTCTCGATCGTCGCCTTCCTCGTGCTTTGCCTGTTTCCGGGGCAGCCCGGCCCCAACCGCTATGGCAGGCGCACCAACGCGCCAGCCGATTCCTGA
- a CDS encoding 2-dehydropantoate 2-reductase produces the protein MAREEKTIAIAGAGSIGCYVGGCLALAGRKVALLARPRVEAALRKDGLRVSDLDCRDRRIAPAALSVTADPAEALGGADIVLVTVKSGATEEMAALVAAHASPEAVVVSLQNGVDNAEKLRARLAGRRVLAGMVPFNVVQSPDEAPFHVHRASEGKVMLEDGVAGLADLLDVEGLAVETHADMTAVLWGKLLMNLNNALVALSGLPLATELADRRWRLILAVQIDEALATLKACRIRPARIAGLRPALLPWALKLPDWLFRRLARRMLAIDPEARSSMWDDLQRGRPTEIGELQGAVLALAEKAGVPTPLTARVAALVREAEQQKRGSPRLPPEAVTPDRRSG, from the coding sequence ATGGCCAGGGAAGAAAAGACCATCGCCATTGCCGGCGCCGGCAGTATCGGCTGCTATGTCGGCGGCTGCCTTGCGCTTGCCGGACGCAAGGTGGCTTTGCTGGCGCGCCCGCGCGTCGAGGCGGCGTTGCGCAAGGATGGCTTGCGGGTCAGCGACCTCGATTGCCGCGACCGCCGCATCGCGCCCGCGGCGCTTTCCGTCACCGCCGATCCGGCTGAGGCCCTGGGCGGCGCAGACATCGTCCTGGTGACGGTCAAGAGCGGCGCCACCGAGGAGATGGCGGCGCTCGTTGCGGCGCATGCCAGCCCGGAAGCGGTGGTGGTCAGCCTGCAGAACGGCGTCGACAATGCCGAGAAACTGCGGGCAAGGCTTGCCGGGCGACGGGTGCTTGCCGGCATGGTGCCGTTCAATGTCGTGCAGTCCCCGGATGAGGCGCCGTTTCACGTGCATCGCGCCAGCGAGGGCAAGGTGATGCTCGAGGACGGCGTGGCGGGCCTTGCCGACCTTCTCGATGTCGAGGGGCTCGCGGTCGAAACGCATGCCGACATGACGGCGGTGCTGTGGGGCAAGCTGCTGATGAACCTCAACAACGCTTTGGTGGCGCTGTCCGGACTGCCGTTGGCAACCGAGTTGGCCGACCGCCGCTGGCGGCTGATCCTGGCCGTCCAGATCGATGAGGCGCTGGCGACGTTGAAGGCTTGCCGAATTCGGCCGGCGCGCATTGCCGGCCTGCGCCCGGCGCTGCTGCCCTGGGCGCTCAAACTGCCCGACTGGCTGTTCCGGCGGCTGGCGCGGCGCATGCTGGCCATCGACCCCGAGGCGCGCTCGTCCATGTGGGACGATCTGCAGCGTGGACGGCCGACGGAGATCGGCGAATTGCAAGGCGCGGTGCTCGCTCTCGCCGAAAAGGCGGGCGTTCCGACACCCTTGACGGCACGGGTCGCGGCCCTGGTGCGCGAGGCCGAGCAGCAAAAGCGCGGCTCGCCCCGGCTGCCTCCGGAAGCGGTCACACCTGATCGTCGATCAGGGTGA
- the dapE gene encoding succinyl-diaminopimelate desuccinylase gives MKLPTDPAANLAALIRCPSVTPAEGGALAALETMLKPLGFAVERPVFSEDGTPDIENLYARRSGNGPHLMFAGHTDVVPVGDAAAWTHPPFAAEVANGEMYGRGAVDMKGGIACFIAAVARHVEKAGGPKGSVSLLITGDEEGPAINGTVKLLEWAAGKGEKWDAAIVGEPTNPDTLGDMIKIGRRGSISGSVTVNGRQGHAAYPQLADNPVRGLVSLVDALLHPVFDKGTKDFQPTNLEVTSIDVGNPATNVIPAKATATFNIRFNDTWTAETIQAEIHNRLDQAAGRKKYRPGKKAPVDYELVWRNRPSHVFLTRDERLIDTLSSSVKATVGRKPALSTSGGTSDARFIKDYCPVVEFGLVGQTMHMVDERVALADLETLTGIYQRFIEDWFGQDRAVG, from the coding sequence ATGAAATTGCCCACCGACCCCGCCGCAAATCTTGCCGCCCTGATCCGCTGCCCCTCGGTGACGCCCGCCGAAGGCGGCGCGCTCGCCGCGCTTGAGACAATGCTGAAGCCGCTCGGCTTCGCCGTCGAGCGTCCGGTGTTCTCGGAAGACGGCACGCCGGACATCGAGAACCTTTATGCAAGGCGCTCCGGCAACGGACCGCATCTGATGTTCGCCGGCCATACCGACGTCGTGCCGGTTGGCGACGCGGCGGCCTGGACGCACCCGCCCTTCGCCGCCGAGGTCGCCAATGGCGAAATGTATGGCCGCGGCGCCGTCGACATGAAGGGCGGCATCGCCTGCTTCATCGCCGCGGTGGCGCGCCATGTCGAGAAGGCGGGCGGGCCGAAGGGCTCGGTCTCGCTGCTGATCACCGGCGACGAAGAGGGGCCGGCGATCAACGGCACGGTGAAGCTGCTCGAATGGGCGGCGGGCAAAGGCGAGAAATGGGATGCCGCGATCGTCGGCGAGCCGACCAATCCGGACACGCTCGGCGACATGATCAAGATCGGCCGGCGCGGCTCAATCTCCGGCAGCGTGACCGTCAACGGGCGCCAGGGCCACGCCGCCTATCCGCAGCTTGCAGACAATCCGGTGCGCGGGCTGGTCAGCCTGGTCGACGCCTTGCTCCATCCGGTGTTCGACAAGGGGACGAAGGATTTCCAGCCGACCAATCTGGAGGTCACCTCGATCGACGTCGGCAATCCGGCCACCAACGTCATCCCGGCCAAGGCGACGGCCACCTTCAACATCCGCTTCAACGACACGTGGACGGCCGAGACCATCCAGGCCGAGATCCACAACCGCCTCGACCAGGCGGCCGGGCGCAAGAAGTACCGGCCAGGCAAGAAGGCCCCGGTCGACTACGAGCTCGTCTGGCGCAACCGGCCGAGCCACGTCTTCCTGACCCGCGACGAGCGGCTGATCGACACGCTGAGCAGTTCGGTCAAGGCGACGGTCGGCAGGAAGCCGGCGCTCTCCACCTCCGGCGGCACGTCGGACGCACGCTTCATCAAGGACTATTGCCCGGTGGTCGAGTTCGGACTGGTCGGCCAGACCATGCATATGGTCGACGAACGCGTCGCGCTTGCCGACCTCGAGACGCTGACCGGGATCTATCAGCGCTTCATCGAAGACTGGTTCGGGCAGGACCGTGCTGTCGGCTGA
- a CDS encoding transporter yields the protein MLSADETYASLAGAWRLMLGKVDGLRLLDLSADGFWNSFFAIVVAAPALIVGWVGIANEIGDPNAFAGRFSMLLRLATVDIGSWVLPLVGLALVAPRVGIGGRFVHYVVASNWASAIIAWLMLPSALIRLFLPSTNEVPGLVSLLLFAVSMILTWRMTNAVIGRGAAVGTAVFAGMFVASLVVLFGLQALLGITIPTRVEG from the coding sequence GTGCTGTCGGCTGACGAAACCTACGCGTCGCTGGCCGGCGCCTGGCGGCTGATGCTCGGCAAGGTCGACGGGCTGCGCCTGCTCGACCTGTCGGCGGACGGCTTCTGGAATTCCTTCTTCGCCATCGTCGTGGCGGCGCCGGCGCTGATCGTCGGCTGGGTCGGCATCGCCAACGAGATCGGCGATCCGAACGCCTTCGCCGGACGCTTCAGCATGCTGCTCAGGCTGGCGACGGTCGACATTGGCTCCTGGGTGCTGCCGCTGGTCGGCCTGGCGCTGGTCGCGCCGCGCGTCGGCATCGGCGGCCGGTTCGTCCACTATGTCGTCGCCAGCAACTGGGCGTCGGCGATCATCGCCTGGCTGATGCTGCCGTCGGCGCTGATCCGGCTTTTCCTGCCCTCGACCAACGAGGTCCCGGGGTTGGTGTCGCTGCTCCTGTTCGCAGTCTCGATGATACTGACCTGGCGCATGACCAATGCCGTGATCGGCAGGGGGGCCGCCGTCGGCACCGCGGTCTTCGCCGGCATGTTCGTGGCCTCGCTGGTCGTGCTGTTCGGGCTGCAGGCGCTGCTCGGCATCACCATACCCACCAGGGTAGAGGGCTAG
- the truA gene encoding tRNA pseudouridine(38-40) synthase TruA, which translates to MPRFRLDIEYDGSQFAGWQHQADQPSVQQAIELAIEKFCGEQVRLRAAGRTDAGVHATAQVAHVDLARAWSGDKVRDAVNAHLQAAGARIAVLEAGIVADDFDARFSATGRHYLYRILNRRAPAALEKGKVWWVPKRLDAEAMHDAAKVLLGRHDFTTFRSTQCQAESPVRTLDRLDVSRSGDLIEVRTSARSFLHNQVRSMVGSLRRVGDGSWTAADLKAALDAQDRAACGQVAPPDGLFLIGVDYPEGS; encoded by the coding sequence ATGCCGCGTTTTCGCCTCGATATCGAATATGACGGCAGCCAATTCGCCGGCTGGCAGCACCAGGCGGATCAGCCTTCGGTGCAGCAGGCGATCGAACTGGCGATCGAGAAATTCTGCGGCGAGCAGGTCAGGCTGCGCGCCGCAGGCCGCACTGATGCCGGCGTGCATGCCACCGCCCAGGTGGCGCATGTTGACCTCGCCAGGGCCTGGTCGGGCGACAAGGTGCGCGACGCCGTCAACGCCCATCTGCAGGCGGCTGGCGCGCGCATCGCCGTCTTGGAGGCGGGTATCGTTGCCGACGATTTCGACGCCCGCTTCTCCGCCACCGGCCGGCACTACCTCTACCGCATCCTCAACCGCCGTGCGCCGGCGGCGCTGGAAAAGGGCAAGGTCTGGTGGGTGCCGAAACGGCTCGACGCCGAGGCCATGCACGACGCGGCGAAAGTTCTGCTCGGCCGCCATGACTTCACCACCTTCCGCTCGACACAGTGCCAGGCCGAAAGCCCGGTTCGCACGCTCGACCGGCTGGATGTCAGCCGCTCCGGCGACCTGATCGAGGTGCGAACCTCCGCGCGCTCCTTCCTGCACAACCAGGTGCGCTCGATGGTTGGCTCACTGAGGCGCGTCGGCGACGGCTCATGGACCGCTGCCGATCTCAAGGCGGCGCTCGACGCGCAAGACCGCGCCGCCTGCGGCCAGGTGGCGCCGCCCGACGGCCTGTTCCTCATTGGCGTCGACTATCCGGAAGGATCCTAG
- a CDS encoding N-acetyltransferase, translating into MSMMSIRAATPRDREAIRLVEEHAFGQQAEAGLVDALVTGGDAVVELVAEEDGQVVGHILFSRLFVQNGGRQFAAVALAPLAVEPSFHGTGIGGALIREAHVRLKEADERLAVVLGDPAYYGRFGYSHARAEKFESEYQGEALQALAWGAAPEGGKLVYASAFTALAA; encoded by the coding sequence ATGAGCATGATGTCGATACGCGCGGCGACGCCGCGGGATCGCGAGGCGATCCGCCTCGTCGAAGAGCATGCCTTCGGCCAGCAGGCGGAGGCCGGCCTGGTCGACGCGCTGGTCACCGGCGGCGATGCCGTCGTCGAACTGGTGGCGGAAGAGGACGGCCAGGTGGTCGGCCATATCCTGTTCTCCAGGCTTTTTGTGCAGAACGGCGGCAGGCAGTTTGCCGCGGTGGCGCTGGCGCCGCTGGCGGTCGAGCCGTCCTTCCATGGCACCGGTATCGGCGGCGCCCTGATCCGCGAGGCGCATGTCCGCCTCAAGGAAGCCGACGAGCGGCTTGCCGTGGTGCTCGGCGACCCTGCCTACTACGGTCGCTTCGGCTACAGCCATGCGCGCGCCGAAAAATTCGAGAGCGAGTATCAGGGCGAGGCGCTGCAGGCACTGGCCTGGGGCGCTGCACCCGAGGGCGGCAAGCTGGTCTACGCTTCGGCCTTCACCGCGCTTGCCGCCTAG
- the fmt gene encoding methionyl-tRNA formyltransferase, whose translation MSLRVIFMGTPEFSVPTLRAIAEAGHEIVAVYTQPPRAAGRRGLELTPSPAQREAERLGIEVRTPASLKGEAEQRAFADLRADVAVVVAYGLLLPKAILDAPRLGCLNGHASLLPRWRGAAPIQRAIMAGDAETGMMVMRMEEGLDTGPVALLEKCAIEPDMTAGELHDRLMAIGASLMAEALAQLGINCLTFTQQATAGVTYARKIDKSETRVDWTRPAGEVHNHIRGLSPFPGAWCEVEIGGRMERLKLLRSTLSDGVGESGGILDDRLTVACGSGSVRLVEVQRAGGKPAAAQEFLRGAKIGKGTKLS comes from the coding sequence ATGTCGCTTCGCGTCATCTTCATGGGCACGCCGGAATTTTCCGTGCCGACGCTGCGCGCGATTGCCGAAGCGGGTCACGAGATCGTCGCCGTCTACACCCAGCCGCCACGCGCCGCCGGCCGGCGCGGGCTTGAGTTGACGCCGTCGCCGGCGCAGCGCGAGGCAGAGCGGCTGGGCATAGAGGTGCGCACCCCGGCCTCGCTCAAGGGCGAGGCCGAGCAGCGGGCTTTTGCCGATTTGCGGGCCGATGTTGCGGTGGTCGTGGCCTATGGATTGCTGCTGCCGAAAGCCATTTTGGACGCGCCCCGGCTCGGCTGCCTGAACGGTCATGCCTCGCTTCTGCCGCGCTGGCGCGGTGCCGCTCCCATCCAGCGCGCCATCATGGCCGGCGATGCCGAAACCGGCATGATGGTGATGCGCATGGAAGAAGGTCTGGACACCGGCCCGGTGGCGTTGCTTGAAAAATGCGCCATCGAACCCGATATGACCGCCGGCGAACTGCATGACCGCCTCATGGCGATAGGCGCTTCGCTGATGGCCGAAGCGCTCGCGCAGTTGGGGATAAATTGTCTGACATTTACCCAACAGGCGACAGCGGGGGTGACCTACGCCCGAAAGATCGATAAATCGGAGACACGCGTAGATTGGACGCGGCCTGCCGGCGAAGTCCACAATCACATTCGCGGCCTCTCGCCCTTTCCGGGCGCGTGGTGCGAGGTCGAAATTGGCGGCCGCATGGAGCGGCTGAAACTGCTTCGTTCGACGCTCTCGGATGGCGTCGGCGAGTCGGGAGGAATTCTCGATGACCGGCTGACGGTCGCCTGCGGGTCAGGCTCGGTCCGGCTGGTCGAAGTTCAACGGGCGGGCGGAAAGCCCGCCGCCGCGCAGGAGTTTTTGCGCGGGGCCAAGATCGGAAAAGGAACGAAACTCTCATGA
- a CDS encoding type II toxin-antitoxin system VapC family toxin — MIVLDTNVISETSKPKPDENVVGWFRRQDLLALHLCGPVVMELFFGAERVLNRTGSERYVRQLDQLISQQFDGRVVDFSGSIPALAGKLRAAREAVGRPISLSDAMIAAICLAHDATLATRDVRDFDGLDLKLVNPFEVGA, encoded by the coding sequence GTGATCGTCCTCGACACCAACGTCATTTCCGAGACCAGCAAGCCTAAGCCCGACGAGAATGTGGTCGGGTGGTTTCGCAGACAGGATCTGCTTGCACTCCATCTATGCGGCCCGGTTGTAATGGAACTGTTCTTCGGCGCGGAACGGGTTTTGAACAGGACCGGGTCGGAACGCTATGTTCGTCAACTCGACCAATTGATTTCGCAGCAGTTTGACGGCCGTGTCGTCGATTTCTCCGGTTCGATCCCTGCGCTTGCTGGGAAGCTGCGTGCTGCACGGGAGGCAGTGGGGCGTCCCATCAGCCTCTCTGACGCCATGATTGCCGCCATATGTCTGGCCCACGACGCCACGCTCGCAACGCGCGACGTGCGCGATTTCGACGGGCTTGACCTGAAGCTTGTAAACCCTTTTGAAGTGGGCGCCTAA
- a CDS encoding plasmid stabilization protein — MGDMLIRGIPEPLKREIEQAARIGGQSLSGKAIDLLRKGIIAEKEARSAPGLSAWDSIRSVFDAEASDEFVETMDEIEAERKRDFGRPPEDFE; from the coding sequence ATGGGTGACATGCTGATCAGGGGTATTCCCGAACCTTTGAAACGTGAAATCGAGCAGGCGGCCCGCATCGGCGGCCAAAGCCTGTCGGGCAAGGCCATCGATCTCCTGCGCAAGGGCATCATCGCTGAGAAGGAAGCCCGGTCGGCGCCCGGTCTTTCGGCGTGGGATTCCATTCGCTCGGTGTTCGACGCCGAAGCCAGCGACGAATTTGTCGAAACCATGGATGAAATCGAAGCGGAGCGGAAACGAGACTTCGGCCGCCCGCCAGAGGATTTCGAGTGA
- the def gene encoding peptide deformylase, with product MSIKPLVILPDPVLRQVSKPVERVDAPLRKLAGDMLDTMYDAPGIGLAAIQIGEPLRMLVIDLAKEDETPAPHVFINPEILESSDQRSVYEEGCLSIPDYYAEVERPAAVRVKYLDRDGKLQEMQAEGLMATCLQHEIDHLNGVLFIDHISKLKRDMVVKKFRKLARDKAPGKLVG from the coding sequence ATGTCGATCAAGCCACTTGTCATTCTACCTGATCCCGTCCTGCGCCAGGTGTCCAAACCGGTCGAGCGCGTCGACGCGCCCTTGCGCAAGCTGGCTGGCGACATGCTGGACACCATGTATGACGCGCCGGGCATCGGCCTGGCGGCCATCCAGATCGGCGAGCCGCTGCGCATGCTGGTCATCGACCTTGCCAAGGAGGACGAGACGCCGGCGCCACATGTCTTCATCAATCCGGAAATCCTCGAAAGCTCCGACCAGCGTTCCGTCTATGAGGAAGGCTGCCTGTCGATTCCGGATTACTATGCCGAGGTCGAGCGTCCCGCCGCGGTGCGGGTGAAGTATCTCGACCGCGACGGCAAGCTGCAGGAGATGCAGGCCGAAGGGTTGATGGCGACCTGCCTGCAGCATGAGATCGACCATCTCAACGGCGTGCTGTTCATCGACCACATCTCGAAGCTGAAGCGCGACATGGTCGTGAAGAAATTCAGGAAGCTCGCCAGGGACAAGGCGCCGGGCAAGCTGGTGGGCTAG